Proteins from a single region of Streptomyces spectabilis:
- a CDS encoding sugar ABC transporter substrate-binding protein, with translation MVGSTARNTTGVRHTTGVRNTTGRPRRSRALGATAAVACAALALAACGSTKDTGGPGGGGEGKVGVVLPLLTSPFWQSYNDYVPKMAKAEDVDALKTVNSNSDPSQQITDINNQLNQGVKGLVVAPLDSAAVSAGLDQAERKGVPVVAVDVAPEKGRVAMVVRADNVAYGKKACDYLGKKVRSGKVVQIMGDLASVNGRDRSKAFRDCAKDTYPGLKVLEIPAKWESDTAASKLDTLLNSHPDIKGIYLQAGGVYLAPTLQTLKSKGMLKKAGEKGHITVVSNDGIPQEFDAIREGRIDATVSQPADAYAKYGMYYIKAAMNGKKFAPGPTDHGSTIVKLPSGNLEDQLPAPLVTKANVDDAELWGNAVR, from the coding sequence ATGGTCGGCAGCACAGCGCGGAACACCACTGGAGTGCGGCACACCACCGGAGTGCGGAACACCACCGGCAGGCCCCGGCGGTCGCGGGCGCTCGGCGCCACCGCCGCGGTGGCCTGCGCCGCCCTCGCCCTCGCGGCCTGCGGCAGCACCAAGGACACCGGAGGGCCGGGCGGCGGGGGCGAGGGCAAGGTGGGCGTCGTCCTGCCGCTGCTCACCTCGCCGTTCTGGCAGTCGTACAACGACTACGTACCGAAGATGGCGAAGGCCGAGGACGTCGACGCGCTCAAGACCGTGAACTCCAACAGCGACCCCTCGCAGCAGATCACCGACATCAACAACCAGCTCAACCAAGGCGTGAAGGGCCTCGTCGTGGCCCCGCTGGACAGCGCCGCGGTCTCCGCGGGGCTCGACCAGGCCGAGCGCAAGGGCGTCCCCGTCGTCGCCGTGGACGTCGCGCCGGAGAAGGGCAGGGTCGCGATGGTCGTCCGCGCCGACAACGTCGCCTACGGCAAGAAGGCCTGCGACTACCTCGGCAAGAAGGTCCGGAGCGGCAAGGTCGTGCAGATCATGGGCGACCTCGCGTCCGTCAACGGACGCGACCGCTCCAAGGCGTTCCGCGACTGCGCCAAGGACACGTACCCCGGCCTGAAGGTCCTGGAGATCCCCGCCAAGTGGGAGTCGGACACCGCCGCCTCCAAGCTGGACACGCTGCTGAACTCCCACCCCGACATCAAGGGCATCTACCTGCAGGCGGGCGGTGTCTACCTCGCGCCGACGCTCCAGACCCTCAAGTCCAAGGGAATGCTCAAGAAGGCGGGCGAGAAGGGCCACATCACCGTCGTGTCGAACGACGGGATCCCGCAGGAGTTCGACGCCATCCGCGAGGGCCGGATCGACGCCACCGTCTCGCAGCCCGCCGACGCTTACGCCAAGTACGGCATGTACTACATCAAGGCCGCGATGAACGGGAAGAAGTTCGCGCCGGGCCCGACCGACCACGGCTCGACCATCGTGAAGCTGCCCAGCGGCAATCTGGAGGACCAGCTGCCCGCGCCGCTCGTCACGAAGGCCAACGTGGACGACGCCGAGCTGTGGGGCAACGCGGTCCGATGA
- a CDS encoding DUF6338 family protein: MTPGTVQQLAIVVLLVLPGTTYLFAREGFLGIREAEQESGNRILRALGVGVLLDTAYLIAAGPQLVRLLRGGGRTPLAGVADHPRVFGLCLLLLAVVCPALLAWLEARWVRRRRAALHERTPTAWDALFQDRGACYVRVRLKNGGWAGGWYGTRSRASAYPQPGDLFLESQYRMEADGSFGPRLPQTGGLYVRASDLDLVEIHEPRRRNRGDTDDRS, encoded by the coding sequence ATGACGCCGGGCACCGTCCAGCAACTGGCGATCGTGGTCCTCCTCGTCCTGCCCGGGACCACGTACCTCTTCGCCAGGGAGGGCTTCCTCGGCATCCGGGAGGCCGAGCAGGAGAGCGGCAACCGGATCCTGCGCGCCCTCGGGGTGGGTGTCCTGCTCGACACGGCGTACCTGATCGCCGCCGGACCCCAGCTCGTCCGGCTGCTGCGGGGCGGCGGCAGGACGCCGCTGGCGGGCGTCGCCGACCATCCGCGCGTGTTCGGCCTGTGTCTGCTGCTGCTCGCCGTCGTCTGTCCCGCCCTGCTCGCCTGGCTCGAGGCCCGCTGGGTGCGGCGACGGCGCGCGGCCCTGCACGAGCGCACCCCCACGGCGTGGGACGCCCTGTTCCAGGACCGCGGGGCGTGTTACGTCCGCGTGCGCCTCAAGAACGGCGGCTGGGCGGGAGGCTGGTACGGAACGCGTTCGCGCGCCTCCGCCTATCCGCAGCCCGGCGACCTCTTCCTGGAATCCCAGTACCGCATGGAGGCCGACGGCTCGTTCGGCCCTCGGCTGCCCCAGACGGGCGGCCTCTACGTACGAGCGAGCGACCTGGACCTCGTGGAGATCCATGAACCGCGCCGCCGGAACCGAGGAGACACCGATGACCGATCCTGA
- a CDS encoding enolase C-terminal domain-like protein: protein MSPTPRRVTAVDTYDIRFPTSRELDGSDAMNPDPDYSAAYVVLRTDAEDGHEGHGFTFTIGRGNDVQVAAVQALRAHVVGRPLDALCADPGTLHRDLIGDSQLRWLGPEKGVMHMAIGAVVNAVWDLAAKRAATPLWKLLADADPAWLVSQVDFRYIADALTPEDALALLRAGRDGAAAREARLRAHGYPGYTTSPGWLGYSDEKLTRLARQAVADGFTQIKLKVGADLADDLRRCRVARAAIGPGIRLAIDANQRWNRDEAVRWTRALAEFDPYWVEEPTSPDDVLAHAAIRDAVAPVKVATGEHVQNRIVFKQLLQAGAVDVLQIDAARVGGVNENLAILLLAARFGVPVCPHAGGVGLCELVQHLSMFDYVALSGTTEDRVIEYVDHLHEHFTDPVRMRAGHYAAPTAPGFSATMRAESIARFTYPDGAFWAADRAQRKGAAA from the coding sequence GTGTCCCCGACTCCCCGCCGCGTCACGGCGGTCGACACCTACGACATACGGTTCCCCACCTCGCGGGAGCTCGACGGGTCCGACGCGATGAACCCGGACCCCGACTACTCGGCCGCCTACGTCGTCCTGCGCACCGACGCCGAGGACGGCCACGAAGGACACGGCTTCACCTTCACCATCGGACGCGGCAACGACGTCCAGGTCGCCGCCGTCCAGGCGCTGCGCGCCCATGTCGTCGGGCGCCCCCTTGACGCGCTGTGCGCCGACCCGGGAACGCTCCACCGCGACCTGATCGGAGACAGCCAGCTGCGCTGGCTCGGCCCCGAGAAGGGCGTGATGCACATGGCGATCGGCGCCGTCGTCAACGCCGTCTGGGACCTGGCGGCCAAGCGCGCCGCCACCCCGCTGTGGAAGCTGCTCGCCGACGCCGACCCGGCCTGGCTCGTCTCCCAGGTCGACTTCCGCTACATCGCCGACGCGCTCACGCCCGAGGACGCCCTCGCGCTCCTGCGCGCGGGCCGCGACGGCGCGGCCGCCCGCGAGGCCCGGCTGCGCGCGCACGGCTACCCCGGCTACACCACCTCGCCCGGCTGGCTCGGCTACAGCGACGAGAAGCTCACCCGCCTCGCCCGCCAGGCCGTCGCCGACGGCTTCACCCAGATCAAGCTCAAGGTCGGCGCCGACCTCGCCGACGACCTCCGCCGCTGCCGCGTCGCCCGCGCCGCCATCGGCCCCGGCATCCGCCTCGCCATCGACGCCAACCAGCGCTGGAACCGCGACGAGGCCGTGCGCTGGACCCGCGCCCTCGCCGAGTTCGACCCGTACTGGGTGGAGGAGCCCACCAGCCCCGACGACGTCCTCGCGCACGCCGCGATCCGCGACGCCGTCGCGCCCGTGAAGGTCGCCACCGGCGAACACGTCCAGAACCGCATCGTGTTCAAGCAGCTGCTCCAGGCGGGCGCCGTCGACGTCCTCCAGATCGACGCGGCCCGCGTCGGCGGCGTCAACGAGAACCTCGCGATCCTGCTGCTCGCCGCCCGCTTCGGCGTCCCGGTGTGCCCGCACGCGGGCGGTGTCGGCCTGTGCGAACTCGTCCAGCACCTGTCGATGTTCGACTACGTGGCCCTGTCCGGCACCACCGAGGACCGCGTCATCGAGTACGTCGACCACCTCCACGAGCACTTCACGGACCCCGTCCGGATGCGCGCGGGGCACTACGCCGCGCCCACCGCCCCCGGATTCTCGGCGACGATGCGCGCCGAGTCCATCGCCCGGTTCACCTACCCCGACGGCGCGTTCTGGGCCGCCGACCGCGCGCAGCGGAAGGGAGCAGCCGCATGA
- a CDS encoding ABC transporter permease, which yields MVLGAFVNDSFLTERNLISILGASAALAMVVLAESLVLITGKFDLSLESVVGIAPALGALLVLPAAQAGFGTELPTAAGLLAIVLVGAAIGAFNGVLVVKLKLNAFIVTLAMLIVLRGVLVGATEGKTLFGMPEPFFTLATSTFLTVPVSVWLAAAAFGATGLVLKYHRVGRALYAIGGNADAARAAGIRVERVTLGVFVVAGTLAAVGGLMQTGYVGAINANQGQNMIFTVFAAAVIGGIGLDGGKGTMFGALTGVLLLGVVQNLLTLAQVPSFWIQAIYGGIILVALMIARLTTGRAQD from the coding sequence ATGGTGCTCGGCGCCTTCGTCAACGACTCGTTCCTGACCGAGCGGAACCTCATCTCGATCCTCGGCGCGTCCGCGGCCCTCGCCATGGTCGTCCTCGCCGAGTCGCTCGTCCTCATCACCGGGAAGTTCGACCTCTCCCTCGAATCGGTCGTCGGCATCGCGCCCGCCCTGGGCGCGCTGCTCGTGCTGCCCGCCGCACAGGCCGGATTCGGCACCGAACTGCCCACGGCCGCAGGGCTGCTCGCGATCGTCCTGGTGGGCGCGGCGATCGGCGCCTTCAACGGCGTCCTCGTGGTGAAGCTGAAGCTCAACGCCTTCATCGTGACCCTGGCCATGCTGATCGTGCTGCGCGGCGTGCTCGTCGGCGCCACCGAGGGCAAGACGCTCTTCGGCATGCCGGAGCCCTTCTTCACCCTCGCCACCTCCACGTTCCTGACCGTGCCGGTCTCCGTGTGGCTCGCGGCGGCCGCGTTCGGCGCCACCGGCCTCGTGCTGAAGTACCACCGGGTCGGCCGCGCCCTGTACGCGATCGGCGGCAACGCGGACGCGGCCCGCGCCGCGGGCATCCGCGTGGAGCGCGTCACGCTCGGCGTGTTCGTCGTCGCCGGTACGCTCGCCGCCGTCGGGGGCCTGATGCAGACCGGCTACGTCGGCGCCATCAACGCCAACCAGGGCCAGAACATGATCTTCACGGTGTTCGCCGCGGCGGTCATCGGCGGCATCGGCCTGGACGGCGGCAAGGGCACCATGTTCGGCGCGCTCACCGGCGTCCTGCTGCTCGGCGTCGTCCAGAACCTGCTGACGCTCGCCCAGGTGCCCTCCTTCTGGATCCAGGCCATCTACGGCGGAATCATCCTCGTCGCCCTGATGATCGCCCGCCTCACCACGGGCCGTGCCCAGGACTAG
- a CDS encoding aldo/keto reductase, whose protein sequence is MSGLRLRRLGRGPVAVTELSLGGAGLGNLYAPVGDEDAARALDAAWDAGLRSFDTAPHYGLGLSERRIGAALRGRPRAAYTLSTKVGRLLEPVTGPVRGDDLADGGFAVPAAHRRRWDFSADGVRRSLESSLTRLGLDRVDVVYLHDPDDHGEQAFREAYPALERLRAEGVVGAIGAGMNQAAMLTRFVRDTDVDAVLCAGRYTLLDQTALPALLPAAHERGVSVVIGGVFNSGLLADPRDGARFDYAQAPPALLDRARRLRALAGRHGIGLRAAALAFPFGHPAVTSVLVGVHAPHHVRDAVAQFAVDVPAAFWTQARALGLLPPHVPVPGEETP, encoded by the coding sequence GTGAGCGGCCTACGCCTCCGGCGCCTCGGCCGCGGCCCGGTCGCCGTCACGGAGCTGTCCCTCGGCGGCGCCGGTCTCGGCAACCTCTACGCGCCCGTCGGAGACGAGGACGCCGCCCGTGCCCTGGACGCGGCCTGGGACGCGGGCCTGCGCTCCTTCGACACGGCCCCGCACTACGGCCTCGGCCTGTCCGAACGGCGGATCGGCGCGGCCCTGCGCGGGCGCCCCCGGGCCGCGTACACGCTCTCCACCAAGGTGGGGCGGCTCCTGGAACCGGTCACCGGGCCCGTCCGCGGCGACGACCTGGCCGACGGCGGCTTCGCCGTGCCCGCCGCGCACCGCCGCCGCTGGGACTTCAGCGCGGACGGGGTGCGCCGCTCCCTGGAGTCGAGCCTGACCCGGCTCGGCCTCGACCGCGTGGACGTCGTCTACCTCCACGACCCGGACGACCACGGCGAACAGGCCTTCCGCGAGGCCTATCCGGCCCTGGAGCGGCTGCGCGCCGAAGGCGTCGTCGGCGCGATCGGCGCGGGCATGAACCAGGCCGCGATGCTCACGCGCTTCGTCCGCGACACGGACGTGGACGCCGTGCTGTGCGCGGGCCGCTACACCCTCCTCGACCAGACCGCGCTGCCCGCCCTCCTGCCCGCCGCGCACGAGCGCGGCGTGTCGGTCGTCATCGGCGGAGTCTTCAATTCCGGGCTCCTCGCCGACCCCCGTGACGGGGCGCGCTTCGACTACGCCCAGGCGCCGCCCGCACTGCTCGACCGGGCCCGGCGGCTGCGCGCGCTCGCCGGACGGCACGGCATCGGCCTGCGCGCCGCGGCCCTCGCCTTCCCGTTCGGGCACCCGGCCGTGACGAGCGTGCTCGTCGGGGTCCACGCCCCGCACCACGTGCGGGACGCGGTGGCGCAGTTCGCCGTGGACGTGCCCGCCGCGTTCTGGACGCAGGCACGGGCCCTGGGCCTGCTGCCGCCGCACGTGCCCGTACCGGGGGAGGAGACACCATGA
- a CDS encoding sugar ABC transporter ATP-binding protein — translation MTTPSPAIPAPAAPDAPPLVEASGIVKRYGPTVALQDGRLTVRAGESHALVGRNGAGKSTLVSLLTGLQAPDAGRIAFDGEPAPPLADRDAWRRKVACVYQKPTVVPGLTVAENLFINRQPRGRGGLISWRRLRAEAADVLRTWDVRVDPEARTADLKVEDRQLVEIARALGLGARFIVLDEPTAQLDKREIERLFTRMRALQESGVTFLFISHHLQEVYEVCQTVTVLRDARWITTAPVAALPRAALVEAMAGEAPTGGATPAGAGVPATAPVLLDVRGLTSPSYDGVDLTVRRGEVVGLAGSSGSGKVNLAESFAGLHTPTGGSATLDGAPLPFGDVPAALRAGVGCVPRDRHGEGLVPSLSIGDNATLSVLGRLGRRGFVSADRKRAFAGELIERLDIHAEGPDQPVSDLSGGNAQKVVMARALASEPRLLVLINPTAGVDVKSKESLLARVDRARDDGTAVLVVSDELDDLRRCDRVLVLFHGRVVAEHPAGWHDHELIASIEGVARDQHG, via the coding sequence ATGACGACGCCGAGCCCCGCGATCCCCGCCCCCGCGGCCCCCGACGCCCCGCCGCTCGTCGAGGCGAGCGGCATCGTCAAGCGGTACGGACCCACCGTCGCCCTCCAGGACGGCCGGCTCACCGTCCGGGCCGGTGAGTCCCACGCCCTGGTCGGCCGCAACGGCGCGGGCAAGTCCACCCTCGTCTCCCTCCTCACCGGGCTCCAGGCCCCGGACGCGGGCCGCATCGCCTTCGACGGCGAGCCCGCGCCGCCGCTCGCCGACCGCGACGCCTGGCGCCGCAAGGTCGCCTGCGTCTACCAGAAGCCCACCGTCGTGCCCGGCCTCACCGTCGCCGAGAACCTCTTCATCAACCGGCAGCCGCGCGGCCGCGGCGGACTCATCAGCTGGCGCCGCCTGCGGGCGGAGGCCGCCGACGTGCTGCGCACCTGGGACGTGCGCGTCGACCCCGAGGCGCGCACCGCCGACCTCAAGGTCGAGGACCGGCAACTGGTCGAGATCGCCCGCGCGCTCGGCCTCGGCGCCCGGTTCATCGTCCTCGACGAGCCGACCGCCCAGCTCGACAAGCGCGAGATCGAGCGGCTCTTCACGCGCATGCGCGCGCTCCAGGAGTCGGGCGTCACCTTCCTGTTCATCTCGCACCATCTGCAAGAGGTGTACGAGGTGTGCCAAACGGTCACCGTGCTGCGCGACGCCCGCTGGATCACCACCGCGCCCGTCGCCGCCCTGCCGCGCGCCGCCCTGGTGGAGGCCATGGCGGGCGAGGCGCCGACCGGGGGCGCCACCCCGGCCGGGGCCGGGGTGCCCGCGACGGCGCCGGTCCTGCTCGACGTGCGCGGACTCACCAGCCCCTCGTACGACGGCGTCGACCTCACCGTGCGCCGCGGCGAGGTCGTCGGGCTCGCCGGGTCGAGCGGCAGCGGGAAGGTCAACCTGGCGGAGTCCTTCGCGGGCCTGCACACCCCGACCGGCGGCAGCGCGACCCTCGACGGTGCCCCGCTGCCCTTCGGCGACGTGCCCGCCGCGCTGCGCGCCGGGGTCGGCTGCGTGCCCCGCGACCGGCACGGCGAAGGGCTCGTCCCCTCCCTGTCGATCGGCGACAACGCCACCCTGAGCGTCCTCGGCCGGCTCGGCCGCCGCGGCTTCGTCTCCGCCGACCGCAAGCGGGCCTTCGCCGGTGAGCTCATCGAGCGGCTCGACATCCACGCCGAGGGCCCCGACCAGCCCGTGTCCGACCTCTCCGGCGGCAACGCGCAGAAGGTCGTCATGGCCCGCGCGCTCGCCTCCGAGCCGCGGCTGCTCGTCCTCATCAACCCCACCGCGGGCGTCGACGTGAAGTCCAAGGAGTCCCTGCTCGCCCGCGTCGACCGGGCCCGCGACGACGGCACCGCCGTGCTCGTCGTCTCCGACGAACTCGACGACCTGCGGCGCTGCGACCGCGTCCTGGTCCTCTTCCACGGCCGCGTCGTCGCCGAACACCCCGCCGGCTGGCACGACCACGAGCTGATCGCCTCCATCGAAGGAGTGGCCCGTGACCAACACGGCTGA
- a CDS encoding amidohydrolase family protein — protein sequence MTRADEVRTAATETIVDAHHHVWDLAVRDQEWITGPAMAPIRRGFSLADLAPHARAHGVTATVLVQTVTVPEETPELLALAAGSELVAGVVGWADLTRPGVADTLAALRELPGGRHLVGIRHQVQGDPDPEWLLRADTRRGLAAVADAGLVYDLVVRPDQLPLCAEAAARLPQVTFVLDHLGKPPVASGALAPWASSLRVLASLPNTVCKLSGLVTEADWATWTVADLRPYADTALEAFGPGRLMFGSDWPVCALAASYGQVVDAARALAGELSPAERTQVFAGTARRVYGLPERARAPGGLSSPGPAGPPGPRA from the coding sequence GTGACGCGGGCGGACGAGGTGCGAACTGCCGCTACGGAGACGATCGTCGACGCCCACCACCACGTCTGGGACCTCGCCGTGCGCGACCAGGAGTGGATCACCGGTCCCGCGATGGCCCCGATCCGGCGCGGCTTCTCGCTCGCCGACCTCGCGCCGCACGCCCGCGCGCACGGCGTCACCGCCACCGTCCTCGTGCAGACCGTCACCGTGCCCGAGGAGACCCCGGAACTCCTCGCCCTCGCGGCCGGCAGCGAGCTGGTCGCCGGGGTGGTCGGCTGGGCCGACCTCACCCGGCCCGGCGTCGCCGACACCCTGGCCGCGCTCCGCGAACTCCCCGGCGGGCGCCACCTGGTGGGCATCCGCCACCAGGTGCAGGGCGACCCCGACCCCGAGTGGCTGCTGCGCGCGGACACGCGGCGCGGACTCGCCGCCGTGGCGGACGCCGGACTCGTGTACGACCTCGTGGTGCGCCCGGACCAGCTGCCGCTGTGCGCCGAGGCGGCCGCGCGCCTGCCCCAGGTCACCTTCGTCCTCGACCACCTGGGCAAGCCGCCCGTGGCGTCCGGCGCCCTCGCACCCTGGGCGTCGTCGCTGCGCGTCCTGGCGTCCCTGCCGAACACCGTCTGCAAGCTGTCGGGCCTGGTGACCGAGGCCGACTGGGCGACCTGGACGGTGGCGGACCTGCGGCCCTACGCGGACACGGCCCTGGAGGCCTTCGGCCCCGGAAGGCTCATGTTCGGCTCGGACTGGCCGGTGTGCGCGCTCGCCGCCTCGTACGGCCAAGTCGTCGACGCGGCACGGGCGTTGGCGGGGGAACTGAGCCCCGCCGAGCGTACGCAGGTGTTCGCGGGCACGGCCCGGCGCGTGTACGGCCTGCCGGAGCGCGCCCGTGCCCCGGGCGGCCTCAGCTCTCCTGGTCCGGCGGGCCCGCCGGGACCGAGGGCGTGA
- a CDS encoding SDR family NAD(P)-dependent oxidoreductase, with amino-acid sequence MTDFEGLTALVTGGASGIGRATADLLAARGARVAVLDLDPSGVAGPLRAYTADVTDDTAVRDAVAAAAAGLGGLDVLVNNAGIGAQGTVADNDDAQWHAVLDVNVIGLVRTTRAALPHLRRSAHAAIVNTCSIAATAGLPQRALYSASKGAVLSLTLAMAADHVREGIRVNCVNPGTVDTPWVGRLLAAAPDPAAERAALEARQPTGRLVGAEEVAGAIAYLASPLSGATTGTALAVDGGMQGLRLRQTAPR; translated from the coding sequence ATGACGGACTTCGAGGGCCTGACCGCCCTGGTCACCGGCGGCGCGTCCGGCATCGGCCGGGCCACCGCCGACCTCCTGGCCGCACGCGGCGCCCGGGTCGCCGTGCTCGACCTGGACCCGAGCGGCGTGGCCGGGCCGCTGCGCGCGTACACCGCCGACGTCACCGACGACACGGCCGTACGGGACGCGGTCGCGGCGGCGGCCGCAGGCCTCGGCGGCCTGGACGTCCTCGTCAACAACGCGGGCATCGGCGCCCAGGGCACCGTGGCCGACAACGACGACGCGCAGTGGCACGCCGTCCTCGACGTCAACGTCATCGGCCTGGTCCGCACGACCCGCGCCGCCCTGCCGCACCTGCGCCGCTCCGCGCACGCGGCGATCGTCAACACCTGCTCCATCGCCGCGACCGCGGGACTGCCACAGCGCGCGCTGTACTCGGCGTCCAAGGGCGCCGTGCTCTCCCTGACCCTCGCCATGGCGGCCGACCACGTCCGCGAGGGGATCCGGGTGAACTGCGTCAACCCCGGGACCGTGGACACGCCGTGGGTCGGCCGTCTGCTCGCCGCCGCCCCCGACCCGGCCGCCGAACGCGCCGCCCTGGAGGCGCGCCAGCCCACGGGCCGCCTGGTCGGCGCCGAGGAAGTCGCGGGCGCCATCGCGTACTTGGCGAGCCCGCTGTCCGGCGCCACCACCGGCACCGCGCTCGCGGTCGACGGCGGCATGCAGGGCCTGCGCCTCCGGCAGACGGCCCCCCGGTGA
- a CDS encoding L-rhamnose mutarotase: MRVALHTKVRADRIDAYEAAHREVPAELATAIHAAGATSWTIWRSGADLFHVVECADYARLLAELERLPVNTAWQARMAELLDVVHDYSAEGAAAGLPIVWELP; encoded by the coding sequence GTGAGAGTCGCCCTGCACACCAAGGTCCGCGCGGACCGGATCGACGCCTACGAGGCCGCCCACCGGGAGGTCCCCGCCGAGCTGGCCACCGCGATCCACGCGGCGGGCGCCACGTCGTGGACGATCTGGCGCAGCGGGGCCGATCTGTTCCACGTCGTGGAGTGCGCGGACTACGCGCGCCTGCTCGCGGAGCTGGAGCGGCTGCCGGTGAACACGGCCTGGCAGGCCCGCATGGCCGAGCTGCTCGACGTGGTCCACGACTACTCCGCCGAGGGCGCGGCCGCGGGCCTCCCCATCGTGTGGGAGCTGCCGTGA